From the genome of Tenrec ecaudatus isolate mTenEca1 chromosome 1, mTenEca1.hap1, whole genome shotgun sequence:
GAAACTTCAGAGGTGGCCGAGGAGGTGTCTTTGGTGGTAGTGACAATGTTGGTTGGGGTAGAAACTTCAGTGGACGTGGTGGCTGTGGTGGCAGCTCTGGCAGTGGGGGATATGGCAGCAATGGGGGTGGTAATAAAGGATGTCGCAATGATGGAAGCCCTTAGGGAGGTGGTGGAAGTTACAGTGATTTTGACAATTACAATCATCAATCTTCCAATTTTGTTTGTCCGATGAAGGGAGGAAACTATGGAGGCAGAAGCTCTGGCTAGGAGGTTGGTGGAAGTCAAAACTTTGCCAAACCATGAACCAGTAGCTATGACAGTGGCAGAAATTTCAATGACCAGCAAACAAAGCTTTGCAGGAAGCAGAGTCAGAGAAGTAACAGGGAAGCTAAGGTGACAACAGATTTGGGGACTCAGGCAAGCACAGTGGTGGCAGGGCCTTGCTGCTACAAAGAAGGCATGCTTTAGACATGCTCGTGTGTGTGGGTAAAAGAACTTGAACACCGTATTTGTGACTAATTCTTTAACAAGTTACTTTAGGTTCTATTCTGTGGAAAGTGTAAAGAATTCCAACAAAGCGTTTTAATGTTTGCTTCTTATTTGCCCCCATGCTGAATGTAATAGTATGACTGAAAGTAATAGTATGATGGCTGAATGTAATACTATGATGGCTGAATGTAATAGTATGATCATGACATTGAATAAATACCTTTTTTTAAATGTGATTGGGAAATATACATGGATTGAGCTTCTGGAGAATCCCTTTGATCATGGATCAGAGATGTGcgtagccttgctatcatgcagagtgcattggaaagtggattattacagatgcaattaagttaaaatttagcaccttaatatttgttcctctttatgacctattttaaatttcttctagtttttaatagtttcttcaTTCGATTTAATCAAGGTTTTTATGTTTaactttgctattgttgttagaattttggtttttaaaaaatgttttcctgtatgtgatatccaggataggcaaatctattgaGATAGCAATAGGATGAGTGGTGTTTTATGGGTATGGCCAGGGAGCTTGGGGAGAAATGGGAcgctaataacgatgagtacaagaCTGAAGACAATGTTCtttaactgattgtggtgatgattgtacacttttcttgatgtaattgcacaattgaattgtatgctatgtggattatatgcaataaaactgttttaaatgaaaaatcaaaCAAAGTATTAAATCATATATCTTTGTTACTAGAGTCTTAAAAATGAGATCAAATGGCTAGTGGGGTGTACctaatattattgtaaattaacCACATTTTACTTCTTTTAAAACCATTCTTTACTTTTTCTCTGtataacagaaataaaaataatgcagCATGTGACCTGTTAAATAATAGCATAACCCAGCCTTCTAGAAAATAACATAGAAATAAACAAGAAGAAGCAGTCTGATATATTTGCAGTTGATTTTCTCCTTGAAGAAGAATAGGAAAATGGGGCTGACTGGATGccccctgaggtagttagtttattgtgccaatctggcccatATACACACATGGGGCTAATTGACGGGtggggggataaatggctcggtgagcctcccctttcttgttcttggatcactggctttctgatggtcagaccagggtgaggCTGCtttacccagttccctgctttagctggcaaggctcacttcttgcaagacatccctgaggagaagctgcatgggccTACCCAATACaagtctgggtgctggagcagccgtgtggaggcccctgccagcactaagatgcttaaacattcactgaatcggttttcctcctgcagttggcatcattgtgtctgttttgtgagatggaggaggattttgtggattgatgttcgacatatgagttaatggattaatgttggatatggcttgggcagcactgggttgggatgttttcttgatgcacacataacctttatataaaactcttgtacatgagtttctgtggatttgtttctttaaagtacccagactaatacagcagCTGACAATAGCAATTAATTACCTTTGTATCTGTCCTTAGGTGCTTTCTTTTGTTTGGGTCCATTCATCCTCTTATACTATATTATACTTTTCTTGagagtatgaattttgtttcatttcctcCTATGTTTCTTACacttcttacactgtctgacaaatAATACAAGTTTAATAGCTACCTCTAAACCACAGATTGGATGAATAAAAGCTAAATTACTACCCACGAGTCAATATAGAACATAGATACAAATGGTACAGCTTCCAACAAGGAAAAGAGTAATTGGTTTAGATTATCCATTTATTGCAGGAAATGGGATAAAATATGTCTTAATGGAAATAGATACAAGCATTATCTTCCCTagtggtgctgctggtggtgttTAAGCAAAAATTTTTTCCTGGAAATATTCTTCAGAGCCAGCATCACCTCTTTGTTCCTCAGGGTGTATATCAGGGGATTCAGCATAGGGGTGACTGCACTGTATATGATGGCCACGATCCGGTCCTGCACCATGGAGGAGGCTGAGGCAGGCCGGCTGTAGGTGAAGCCCACAGGTCCATAGAAGAGGCATACAACCATAAAATGAGAGGCACAAGTGGACAGAGCCTTTTGAAGCACACTGCAGGACCGGTGCTTGAAGAGAAGGAAGCCAATAATATAAAAGTAGGAGAGAAGAGTTAGGAGGAAGGCCCCCATTGATACGCTGCCTGTGATAATAGAAAGAAGCCATTGATGGAGTAGTGTGTTGTTGCAAGCAAGTTCTAAGAGAGGCTTGACATCACAGAAGAAATGATTCACTTTCTGAGAGTGACAAAAGTCAAGGTGCGCCGTCATGACTGAATGCATCAGGGCATAAAAGAAGCTGATCAGCCAAACTGCACCTACTAGCAGAAGACACACCTGGTGGTTCATGATGAGCATATAGCGCAGGGGGTAGCAGATGGCCACAAAACGGTCAAAAGCCATGATGGCTAATAAGATGGTCTCCGTGCTTcccagaaaatggaagaaatggagcTGAGCAATGCAGCCTAggaaagagatggctttcctAGAGGAGACAAGGTTTATGAGCACCTTGGGCAGGGTCACTGAAGAATAGCAAATATCCAGACAAGAAAGGTTTCCCAGAAAGAAGTACATAGGGGAGTGGAGTTTGGGCTCCAAGATGACAATCACTACTATAGCCCCATTGCCAACCAAGTTTATCAGGTAAATCATAAAGAAAAGCACAAAAAAGAAAGGTTGCCACTCTTGTGTGCTGGTCAGACCAAGTAGAAGAAACTCCTGCACTGTAGTGGCATTAGCCATGGCTGTGGGAAGCTAATGCAATTATAACCAGTTGATTTGGTGGGAATTTAAATGTACACTGAAGGGGTTAAGTAAAGAAAATGCTTCATGTGGAAGGATTTAGAGATGAGGGGTGGTGCTGTGCTTAAAGGTTTGACTGTTAACCAAAGACTAATAGGTCAAACACTACAGGCTCTggggatgtggcagtctgcatccataaagatttacagccttgagaaccctATGGGGAAATTCTACTAATCTGCAGCAAGTGTGGCTTTCTTTGGTGGAGATGGATTTGCAGGGAATGATTTTACCAGTTTGCACTAAATTTTCTTAGGATAAAATGGGCAAGACGGATATACATGTCAAATGCTTACCCAACAAAATTAATTAGATCAACAAAAGCAGCATATTATAATAAATCATAGATGTAAAGAACGTGAAGTCATAACTTTACATCTGACACTCAAATTAGGGGTCTAGACCATTGttataaatatttaaagtttTTAATAAATTTGCCTTTAAGAAAAAAAACTCAGGATAATAGTTGTTCAACTCACTAAATTCCACGATCTGGCAGGATCATCAATCTAGTCTGGCAGTAATTTCCCCCACTTCTTCTAAAATgcataaagcaacaaaagagtgACACAAAAACCTGACAACTTAATCCTTAAGGTTCACTGAATCACAAGATGAGATGAAAATAAAAGCATAATCCAGGATTCATAAGATAGCACATGAGAGTGGAGTGGACTGTTGGTGTTACTAGGAAAACTCTGAGTGTTGTTTGACTCTAACAGTAGGAGGGCCAAAcgttaaacaaaacaaacccttccACACACATGCAAAAAATTTCCCAACTGTTAGCCCCAGTGGAAATTTCTACAGGGGAAAATTTTCAAGGCATTACCAATACAAAGGGGCAAAGAAAAAATATGCATAGTACGAAACAAGAGAAGGATCAAAGCATTGTCCTTTGTGAAAGAAAAGAATGATTCCTGTACCAAAAAGAGAGCAAGTATATTTCATGAGCTGACGAAATAGAAGAATTACCCCTAAGCTCCCCACCCACCAACACTAATGTTTCTCTGCTGATAATCAGTTCTAAACTAACTGTCACCAACTTAGTGCTAACTCATATTGGAATCCAATACCCCTATGagtttgagattgtaactgtaacaGAGTGTTGAAAGCCTCCATTTTCTTCCACAgaggggttggtggttttgaattgctaaccttgcagttagcagctcagcatttACCCATATGGACCATAATCAGTTCAGAACATCATGCATCAATGTAAGAGTCCAACAAAAGAGCCTCATGGGTTGACAGAAATATGTCAACTTTATAATCATAGTAATTGAGGAATAAGCCAAAACTTAGTTAAGGATCTAGTAACCgagagcaacacaacttacaaaaTTGACTAATAACATATATAGAACTCAAAACCCTCAAAGAAAACAGTTTACATTATGTTCAAATGTACATTGAACATTTGCAAAGCCAAGTATATACTGGTGCTTCTATAAAGCTACAAAATATTCACAAAGTAAAAATCAATTTAGATATATTTTGATAGaattagaaaacaataaagaaaacataTCTAGACATTTCGTTAGTGTTTGAAACTAAAAATATCACTCCTAAATAATTAATGTGCCaatgaaaaatcaaaacacaaagtaagaaaaaatttaagcagaATAACAATGAAGACCACTCCTGCCCTCCGTCActttcatcgagtcaatgccaactcatagccaccccatgggacagggtagaacagctcctgtgagtttcccaaagttttcactggagtagaaactctcttctttctcctgaaacAATGAAGATAAGACATATCAAAGTTTTGTCACAAAAATTATAAGCAGAAAAAAAGCATTTATCTTAAATTCATATTTGAGTAAatatgtcaaaataaataaattaatctcTCATTTAATGATCTTAATAAATATATAAGTGAATATGAGTAAATATGCAAGCAACTCAAAGATTTAAAAGTAGAGGgaatgtaaaataaaacaaaatcatttatTAAAAGATAGAACCAACAAGCAATAggaaaaaatataaaggaaaagcATAAGTGATCACTTCATCAATTCTTGCAGATTGCTAAAGGAAAACACAGATGAAGAAAAGGGAAATAGAGAGAATTTCAAAGTAACAACAAGAAAATCCATCTACAGGTTATATCAATATTATGAACAATTTTATGCCCATACATTTGAAAATGCAGGTGACTATTGAATATGTACATTGTAGTAATCCGTGATCACTACTGTAGAGTTAGACAAAGTGACACAATAAGAAAAATGTTTAGCGAAATCAAAATGGAATCCCCAAAATGCTCAGGTC
Proteins encoded in this window:
- the LOC142437561 gene encoding olfactory receptor 12D3-like; protein product: MANATTVQEFLLLGLTSTQEWQPFFFVLFFMIYLINLVGNGAIVVIVILEPKLHSPMYFFLGNLSCLDICYSSVTLPKVLINLVSSRKAISFLGCIAQLHFFHFLGSTETILLAIMAFDRFVAICYPLRYMLIMNHQVCLLLVGAVWLISFFYALMHSVMTAHLDFCHSQKVNHFFCDVKPLLELACNNTLLHQWLLSIITGSVSMGAFLLTLLSYFYIIGFLLFKHRSCSVLQKALSTCASHFMVVCLFYGPVGFTYSRPASASSMVQDRIVAIIYSAVTPMLNPLIYTLRNKEVMLALKNISRKKFLLKHHQQHH